One window of Halopelagius longus genomic DNA carries:
- a CDS encoding ketopantoate reductase family protein, giving the protein MEILVFGAGSLGSLVGGLLARVHDVTLVGRDPHVSQVRADGLSVTGAAAARVAPDATTDGEGRTADLAVVTVKSFDTAAAAETLATGEFDAVLSLQNGLTEETLASRLDTTVLAGTATYGAHLREPGRVACTGVGRVVLGARTGGSDPAAERVGKAFRDAGLRTLVATDMPRRRWEKLAVNAGINAVTALARVENGSLADGPAAEVAHRAARETVRVARAEGVPLTYRGARAALVEVVSDTAENRSSMLQDVDAGRRTEVEAIHGEVVERADRHGIDAPTNRTLAGLLRAWEAGRGVR; this is encoded by the coding sequence ATGGAGATTCTCGTCTTCGGCGCGGGGAGCCTCGGGTCGCTCGTCGGCGGCCTGTTGGCCCGCGTCCACGACGTGACGCTCGTCGGGCGCGACCCGCACGTCTCGCAGGTGAGAGCAGACGGCCTCTCGGTCACCGGCGCGGCGGCGGCCCGCGTCGCCCCGGACGCGACCACCGACGGCGAGGGACGGACCGCCGACCTCGCGGTGGTGACGGTGAAGTCGTTCGACACCGCCGCCGCCGCCGAAACGCTCGCCACCGGGGAGTTCGACGCCGTCCTCTCGTTGCAGAACGGCCTGACCGAGGAGACGCTCGCGTCGAGGCTCGATACGACGGTGCTCGCGGGGACGGCCACCTACGGCGCGCACCTCCGCGAACCCGGACGCGTCGCGTGCACCGGCGTCGGGCGGGTGGTGCTGGGCGCGCGAACCGGCGGCAGCGACCCCGCCGCCGAACGCGTCGGCAAGGCGTTCCGCGACGCCGGCCTTCGGACCCTCGTGGCGACGGACATGCCGCGCCGTCGCTGGGAGAAGTTGGCCGTCAACGCCGGTATCAACGCCGTGACCGCCCTCGCGCGCGTCGAGAACGGCTCGCTCGCCGACGGGCCGGCCGCCGAGGTGGCGCACCGCGCGGCGCGCGAGACGGTCCGCGTCGCCCGCGCCGAGGGCGTCCCGCTAACCTACCGCGGGGCGCGCGCCGCACTCGTGGAGGTGGTGTCGGACACCGCCGAAAACCGGTCGTCGATGCTGCAGGACGTGGACGCGGGCCGACGGACCGAGGTGGAGGCCATCCACGGCGAGGTGGTCGAACGCGCCGACCGACACGGAATCGACGCGCCGACGAATCGGACGCTGGCGGGCCTCCTGCGCGCGTGGGAGGCGGGGCGCGGCGTTCGCTGA
- a CDS encoding DUF7130 family rubredoxin-like protein: MSEESPQPKVGMTVYTEDGRPLGNIRGFDTDGFFVTTEEGIDKMSVEHERSGHEFGEAELMWRCTNCGEMGELDDEEEPLPDTCPNCGTEKEELMYWTED; the protein is encoded by the coding sequence ATGTCCGAAGAAAGCCCCCAACCGAAAGTCGGCATGACAGTGTACACGGAAGACGGCCGTCCCCTCGGCAACATCCGCGGGTTCGACACGGACGGCTTCTTCGTCACCACGGAGGAGGGAATCGACAAGATGTCCGTCGAGCACGAACGCTCCGGGCACGAGTTCGGCGAGGCCGAACTGATGTGGCGGTGCACGAACTGCGGCGAGATGGGCGAGTTAGACGACGAGGAGGAGCCCCTCCCGGACACCTGTCCGAACTGCGGGACGGAGAAAGAGGAACTGATGTACTGGACCGAGGACTAG
- a CDS encoding DNA polymerase II large subunit, which yields MRKDDERYFTRIEDRLDEAFDTARAAKAQGYDPETEVEIPVAKDMADRVENILGIPGVAERVRELEGQMSREEAALELVTDFVEGSVGDYDSREGKVEGAVRTAVALLTEGVVAAPIEGIDRVEILENDDGTEFVNVYYAGPIRSAGGTAQALSVLVADYARSLLGIEEYRARDVEVERYAEEIALYDKETGLQYSPKDKETKFIAEHMPIMLDGEATGDEEVSGFRDLERVDTNSARGGMCLVMAEGIALKAPKIQRYTRQLDEVDWPWLQDLIDGTIGKDGDKDEETDDADADADAAEESEDGAKEEAEDDSPADPAGPARVEPATKYLRDLIAGRPVFGHPSAEGGFRLRYGRSRNHGFATAGVHPATMHLVDDFLATGTQIKTERPGKAGGVVPVDSIEGPTVRLANGDVRRIDDPEEALEVRNGVEKILDLGEYLVNFGEFVENNHPLAPASYVFEWWIQEFEAAGAPVQAFEDDPSVDLEHPSPEDAFEWAAEYDCPLHPDYTYLWHDVSVEQFETLADAAADGRVVDAKADGGVAVRPEGPEGGDGVLELERTETVRSVLERLLVEHSQSDETIRVPEWRPLVRSLGLTTDLERTWESDDISPEARQWDGGENAVKVVNEVAPFEIRERAPTRIGNRMGRPEKSESRDLSPAVHTLFPIGEMGGNQRDVSEAARARNDEGTRGEVNVRVGDRECPDCGTHTFKSKCPNCDAHTEPYYECEECGTVREPDESGRVYCDRCEREVESPDWFQIDLSTELREALENVGERESSFPILKGVKGLTSSNKTPEPIEKGILRAKNGVSSFKDGTVRYDMTDLPVTAVRPEELGVTAEHFRGLGYDTDIDGEPLQFDDQLVELKVQDIVLSDGAAEHMLKTADFVDDLLTQFYDLDPFYEVEERDDLIGELVFGMAPHTSAAVVGRVVGFTSAAVGYAHPYFHAAKRRNCDGDEDCVMLLMDGLLNFSKQFLPDKRGGQMDAPLVMSSRIDPSEIDDEAHNMDIVRRYPLDFYEATLEMADPGEVEDLIQLGEDTLGTDDEYRGFDHTHDTTDIALGPDLSAYKTLGSMMEKMDAQLELSRKLRAVDETDVAERVIEYHFLPDLIGNLRAFARQETRCLDCGEKYRRMPLTGDCRECGGRVNLTVHRGSVNKYMDTAIQVAEEFGCRDYTKQRLEVLEKSLESIFENDKNKASKISDFM from the coding sequence GTGAGAAAGGACGACGAACGGTACTTCACGCGCATCGAAGACCGCCTCGACGAAGCGTTCGACACCGCGCGCGCGGCGAAGGCGCAGGGGTACGACCCGGAGACCGAAGTCGAGATTCCGGTCGCAAAGGACATGGCCGACCGGGTGGAGAACATCCTCGGCATCCCGGGCGTCGCCGAACGCGTCCGCGAACTCGAAGGGCAGATGTCCCGCGAGGAGGCCGCCCTCGAACTCGTCACGGACTTCGTGGAGGGGAGCGTCGGCGACTACGACTCCCGCGAGGGCAAAGTCGAGGGCGCGGTTCGGACGGCCGTCGCCCTCCTCACCGAGGGCGTCGTCGCCGCCCCCATCGAGGGCATCGACCGCGTCGAGATTCTTGAGAACGACGACGGCACCGAGTTCGTCAACGTCTACTACGCCGGCCCGATTCGCTCCGCCGGCGGGACGGCGCAGGCCCTCTCGGTTCTCGTCGCCGACTACGCTCGCTCGCTCCTCGGTATCGAGGAGTACAGGGCCAGAGACGTCGAGGTCGAACGCTACGCCGAGGAAATCGCCCTCTACGACAAGGAGACCGGCCTCCAGTACTCGCCGAAGGACAAGGAGACGAAGTTCATCGCCGAGCACATGCCCATCATGCTCGACGGCGAGGCGACGGGCGACGAGGAGGTGTCGGGCTTCCGCGACTTAGAGCGGGTGGACACGAACTCCGCCCGCGGCGGCATGTGTCTCGTCATGGCCGAGGGTATCGCCCTCAAGGCTCCGAAGATTCAGCGGTACACCCGCCAACTCGACGAAGTCGATTGGCCGTGGCTCCAGGACCTCATCGACGGCACCATCGGCAAGGACGGCGACAAGGACGAAGAAACGGACGACGCCGACGCCGACGCGGACGCCGCAGAGGAGAGCGAGGACGGCGCAAAAGAGGAGGCGGAGGACGACTCGCCCGCGGACCCCGCCGGCCCCGCCCGCGTCGAACCGGCGACGAAGTACCTCCGCGACCTCATCGCCGGCCGCCCGGTCTTCGGCCATCCCAGCGCCGAGGGCGGGTTCAGACTCCGCTACGGCCGGTCCCGGAACCACGGATTCGCGACGGCGGGCGTCCACCCCGCGACGATGCATCTCGTGGACGACTTCCTCGCCACCGGGACGCAGATAAAGACCGAACGCCCCGGGAAGGCGGGCGGCGTCGTCCCCGTCGACTCCATCGAGGGGCCGACGGTCCGACTCGCCAACGGCGACGTGCGCCGCATCGACGACCCCGAGGAGGCCCTCGAAGTCAGAAACGGAGTCGAGAAGATCCTCGATCTGGGCGAGTACCTCGTCAACTTCGGCGAGTTCGTCGAGAACAACCACCCGCTGGCACCCGCCTCGTACGTCTTCGAGTGGTGGATTCAGGAGTTCGAGGCCGCGGGCGCGCCCGTGCAGGCGTTCGAGGACGACCCGAGCGTGGACCTCGAACACCCCTCGCCGGAGGACGCCTTCGAGTGGGCCGCCGAGTACGACTGCCCCCTCCACCCCGACTACACGTACCTCTGGCACGACGTGAGCGTCGAGCAGTTCGAGACGCTTGCGGACGCCGCCGCGGACGGGCGCGTCGTGGACGCGAAGGCCGACGGCGGAGTGGCCGTCCGCCCCGAAGGCCCCGAGGGCGGCGACGGCGTCCTCGAACTCGAACGCACGGAGACGGTCCGGAGCGTCCTCGAACGCTTGCTGGTCGAACACTCCCAGTCCGACGAGACGATTCGCGTCCCCGAGTGGCGTCCCCTCGTTCGCTCTCTCGGACTGACGACCGACCTCGAACGGACGTGGGAGAGCGACGATATCTCGCCGGAGGCCCGGCAGTGGGACGGCGGCGAGAACGCGGTGAAGGTCGTCAACGAGGTGGCACCCTTCGAGATTCGCGAACGCGCGCCGACGCGCATCGGCAACCGGATGGGTCGCCCGGAGAAGTCAGAGTCGCGCGACCTCTCGCCGGCGGTCCACACCCTCTTTCCCATCGGCGAGATGGGCGGCAACCAACGCGACGTGAGCGAGGCCGCCCGCGCCCGAAACGACGAGGGTACCCGCGGCGAGGTGAACGTCCGCGTCGGCGACAGGGAGTGCCCCGACTGCGGCACCCACACGTTCAAATCGAAGTGTCCGAACTGCGACGCCCACACGGAACCGTACTACGAGTGCGAGGAGTGCGGCACCGTCCGCGAACCCGACGAGTCCGGGCGCGTCTACTGCGACCGGTGCGAACGCGAAGTCGAGAGTCCCGACTGGTTCCAGATCGACCTCTCGACGGAACTCCGCGAGGCGTTGGAGAACGTCGGCGAACGCGAGTCGTCGTTCCCCATCCTGAAGGGCGTGAAAGGTCTCACCTCCTCGAACAAGACGCCCGAACCCATCGAGAAGGGCATCCTGCGGGCGAAGAACGGCGTCTCCTCGTTCAAGGACGGCACCGTCCGCTACGACATGACGGACCTGCCCGTCACCGCCGTCCGCCCCGAGGAACTCGGCGTGACCGCCGAGCACTTCCGCGGACTCGGGTACGACACCGACATCGACGGCGAACCCCTCCAGTTCGACGACCAACTGGTCGAACTCAAAGTGCAGGACATCGTCCTCTCGGACGGCGCGGCCGAGCACATGCTGAAGACGGCCGACTTCGTGGACGACCTTCTCACCCAGTTCTACGACCTCGACCCCTTCTACGAGGTGGAGGAACGCGACGACCTCATCGGCGAACTCGTCTTCGGGATGGCCCCCCACACCTCCGCGGCCGTCGTCGGCCGCGTCGTCGGATTCACGTCGGCAGCGGTCGGATACGCGCATCCGTACTTCCACGCCGCGAAACGTCGCAATTGCGACGGTGACGAGGACTGCGTGATGCTGCTCATGGACGGACTGCTCAACTTCTCGAAACAGTTCCTCCCGGACAAGCGCGGGGGGCAGATGGACGCGCCCCTCGTGATGTCCTCGCGCATCGATCCCTCCGAAATCGACGACGAGGCGCACAACATGGACATCGTCCGGCGGTACCCCCTCGACTTCTACGAGGCGACGTTGGAGATGGCCGACCCCGGCGAGGTGGAGGACCTCATCCAACTCGGCGAGGACACCCTCGGCACCGACGACGAGTACCGCGGGTTCGACCACACCCACGACACGACGGACATCGCCCTCGGACCCGACCTCTCGGCGTACAAGACGCTCGGGTCGATGATGGAGAAGATGGACGCGCAGTTGGAACTGTCGCGGAAACTCCGCGCCGTGGACGAAACCGACGTGGCCGAACGCGTCATCGAGTACCACTTCCTGCCGGACCTCATCGGCAACCTCCGGGCGTTCGCCCGACAGGAGACGCGGTGTCTCGACTGCGGCGAGAAGTACCGCCGGATGCCGTTGACCGGCGACTGCCGCGAGTGCGGCGGCCGTGTGAACCTGACCGTCCACCGCGGGTCGGTGAACAAGTACATGGACACCGCGATTCAGGTGGCCGAGGAGTTCGGCTGTCGCGACTACACGAAACAGCGACTCGAAGTGTTAGAGAAGAGTCTGGAGTCCATCTTCGAGAACGACAAGAACAAAGCCTCGAAGATTTCGGACTTCATGTGA
- a CDS encoding PPC domain-containing DNA-binding protein: protein MNYREVESSREFLVSLDNGADWREEIEEFAELEDVESAWFNAMGAVQDADVWFYDQDEKEYRSVTFDEPLEVAACVGNVALLDGEPFAHTHAVLSRRSGQSLAGHLNAGTVFAGEAYIRAFDEPLEREHDDVTDLDLWL from the coding sequence ATGAACTATCGGGAGGTCGAGTCCAGCCGCGAGTTCCTCGTCTCGTTGGACAACGGCGCGGACTGGCGCGAGGAGATAGAGGAGTTCGCCGAACTCGAAGACGTCGAGTCGGCGTGGTTCAACGCGATGGGCGCGGTGCAGGACGCCGACGTGTGGTTCTACGACCAAGACGAGAAGGAGTACCGGTCGGTGACGTTCGACGAACCCCTCGAAGTCGCCGCCTGCGTCGGCAACGTCGCCCTCCTCGACGGCGAACCGTTCGCCCACACCCACGCGGTCCTCTCCCGACGAAGCGGGCAGTCGCTCGCGGGTCACCTCAACGCCGGCACCGTCTTCGCCGGCGAGGCGTACATCCGCGCGTTCGACGAACCCCTCGAACGGGAACACGACGACGTGACCGACCTCGACCTCTGGTTGTAA
- a CDS encoding DUF7556 family protein encodes MTPNATANIGATRAEVMASVDSSPSRSEFIIADISRDEAWISMRVEDAPSLPEWA; translated from the coding sequence ATGACGCCGAATGCGACGGCGAACATCGGTGCGACGCGCGCCGAGGTCATGGCCTCGGTGGACTCCAGCCCCTCCCGTTCGGAGTTCATCATCGCGGACATCTCCCGCGACGAGGCGTGGATTTCGATGCGGGTAGAGGACGCGCCGTCGCTTCCGGAGTGGGCCTGA
- a CDS encoding CBS domain-containing protein, producing the protein MHVADAMTPREDVVTVELPGTRDDVLEYLQERGFSSVPVVKQGEDREEYRGLISREELIEHPDEDQLAVLMRDVPTTTRDTSVEEVARLMVEEGFRRIPVVDGELEGIVTVTDVVRAIARGEVECDATADEVATRDVNTTWVETPLTVAEREIYYANVPYAVALDEEGGIAGILTEVDIIEVARVVEGEDGTGDSVAGQEDDWMWEGIQGVGNRYVPTRNVEIPVEPVSEFMSTEMVTVSKRKSAKEAAQSMITEDIEQIPLMGGDQLLGIVRDIDLLEAL; encoded by the coding sequence ATGCACGTAGCCGACGCGATGACCCCCCGAGAGGACGTCGTTACGGTCGAACTCCCGGGGACGCGCGACGACGTTCTTGAATATCTCCAAGAGCGCGGCTTCTCCTCCGTTCCGGTCGTCAAGCAGGGCGAGGACAGAGAGGAGTACCGCGGGCTGATATCTCGGGAGGAACTCATCGAACACCCCGACGAGGACCAACTCGCCGTTCTGATGCGCGACGTTCCGACGACGACGCGCGACACGTCCGTCGAGGAGGTGGCCCGCCTGATGGTCGAGGAGGGCTTCCGGCGCATCCCCGTCGTGGACGGCGAACTCGAAGGTATCGTCACCGTCACCGACGTAGTTCGCGCCATCGCCCGCGGCGAAGTCGAGTGCGACGCGACGGCCGACGAGGTGGCCACCCGCGACGTGAACACGACGTGGGTCGAGACGCCGTTGACGGTGGCCGAACGCGAGATATACTACGCGAACGTCCCCTACGCCGTCGCACTCGACGAGGAGGGCGGGATAGCCGGCATCCTCACCGAGGTGGACATCATCGAAGTCGCCCGCGTCGTCGAGGGCGAGGACGGAACCGGCGACTCGGTGGCCGGACAGGAGGACGACTGGATGTGGGAGGGAATCCAAGGCGTCGGTAACCGCTACGTTCCGACCCGGAACGTGGAGATTCCCGTCGAACCCGTCTCGGAGTTCATGAGCACCGAGATGGTGACCGTCTCGAAGCGGAAGTCCGCAAAGGAGGCCGCACAGTCGATGATAACCGAAGACATCGAGCAGATTCCGCTGATGGGCGGCGACCAACTGCTCGGCATCGTCCGCGACATCGACCTGTTGGAGGCACTGTAA
- the glyS gene encoding glycine--tRNA ligase, producing the protein MSERTEGERLAELAKRRGYFFGSNAAYGGAAGFYTFGPQGAALKSNVEEAWRDRFTVKEGNLEIEAPTIMPEPVFEASGHLDGFDDMLVECPECGESHRADHLIEDETDVEDAESYPVEEVESLIADNDLRCPNCGAELAGESVEDFNLMFETNIGPGSSTPGYLRPETAQGIFVEFPRIKEYARNSLPFGVTQIGRAYRNEISPRKSIVRTREFTQAELEQFVDPERDEPDLSSVEDVEVVLYPAEEQQKDDGEYVETTIGEAVEEGVIGNAWVGYFLGIAQGWYERIGVDMDRFRFRQHLTGERAHYAADCWDAESEVDGDWIEIAGFAYRGDYDLSKHGEYGDDEFTVFRQYDEPKTVERAVVEPDMSVLGPEFGGQAADIAEALETLAERDPDAFEGDEVTVEVDGEEFAVDADVANFRVEEQTIAGEHITPHVVEPSFGVDRTVYTLLAHAYSEDEVDGEERTYLSLEPGVAPTDVGVFPLVSNVEELIDRSEDVVEQLRDAGFSVVYDDSGSIGRRYRRQDEVGTPFCVTVDRDGLEGDGPDSVTVRARDSGRQVRIPVSELVGQLRALSDGDRSFDEVAQQYEEVTADA; encoded by the coding sequence ATGTCGGAGCGAACGGAAGGTGAACGACTCGCGGAACTGGCCAAGCGCCGCGGCTACTTCTTCGGGTCGAACGCCGCCTACGGCGGCGCGGCGGGCTTCTACACGTTCGGCCCGCAGGGCGCGGCCCTGAAGAGCAACGTCGAGGAGGCGTGGCGCGACCGGTTCACGGTCAAGGAGGGGAACCTCGAAATCGAAGCGCCGACCATCATGCCCGAACCGGTCTTCGAGGCGTCGGGCCACCTCGACGGCTTCGACGACATGCTCGTCGAGTGTCCCGAGTGCGGCGAGTCCCACCGCGCGGACCACCTCATCGAGGACGAGACGGACGTCGAGGACGCCGAGTCCTACCCCGTCGAGGAAGTCGAGTCCCTCATCGCGGACAACGACCTGCGGTGTCCGAACTGCGGCGCGGAACTGGCGGGGGAGTCCGTCGAGGACTTCAACCTCATGTTCGAGACGAACATCGGCCCCGGCTCTTCGACGCCGGGCTACCTCCGCCCGGAGACGGCGCAGGGCATCTTCGTGGAGTTCCCGCGCATCAAGGAGTACGCCCGCAACAGTCTCCCGTTCGGCGTGACCCAGATCGGCCGGGCGTACCGAAACGAGATTTCGCCGCGCAAGAGCATCGTCCGCACCCGCGAGTTCACGCAGGCGGAGTTAGAGCAGTTCGTCGACCCCGAACGCGACGAACCCGACCTCTCGTCGGTCGAGGACGTCGAAGTCGTCCTCTACCCCGCCGAGGAGCAACAGAAGGACGACGGCGAGTACGTCGAGACGACCATCGGCGAGGCCGTCGAGGAAGGCGTCATCGGCAACGCGTGGGTCGGCTACTTCCTCGGCATCGCCCAAGGGTGGTACGAGCGAATCGGCGTGGACATGGACCGCTTCCGGTTCCGCCAACACCTCACCGGCGAACGCGCCCACTACGCCGCGGACTGCTGGGACGCAGAAAGCGAGGTGGACGGCGACTGGATCGAAATCGCGGGCTTCGCCTACCGCGGCGACTACGACCTCTCGAAACACGGCGAGTACGGCGACGACGAGTTCACCGTCTTCCGGCAGTACGACGAACCGAAGACGGTCGAACGCGCCGTCGTGGAACCCGACATGAGCGTTCTCGGCCCCGAGTTCGGCGGGCAGGCCGCCGACATCGCGGAGGCGTTGGAGACGCTCGCCGAACGGGACCCCGACGCCTTCGAGGGCGACGAGGTGACGGTGGAAGTCGACGGCGAGGAGTTCGCCGTGGACGCCGACGTGGCGAACTTCCGCGTCGAAGAGCAGACCATCGCGGGCGAGCACATCACCCCGCACGTCGTCGAACCGTCGTTCGGCGTCGATAGGACCGTCTACACGCTCTTGGCGCACGCCTACAGCGAGGACGAGGTGGACGGCGAAGAGCGGACGTACCTCTCCTTAGAACCGGGCGTCGCCCCCACCGACGTGGGCGTGTTCCCCCTCGTCAGCAACGTCGAGGAACTCATCGACCGCTCCGAGGACGTGGTCGAGCAACTGCGCGACGCCGGGTTCTCGGTCGTCTACGACGACTCCGGCAGCATCGGGCGGCGCTACCGCCGGCAGGACGAGGTGGGCACGCCGTTCTGCGTGACGGTGGACCGCGACGGCCTCGAGGGGGACGGCCCCGACAGCGTCACCGTCCGGGCGCGCGACTCCGGGCGGCAGGTCCGAATTCCCGTCTCGGAACTCGTCGGCCAACTGCGCGCCCTCTCCGACGGCGACCGGTCGTTCGACGAGGTGGCCCAGCAGTACGAGGAAGTCACCGCGGACGCCTAA
- a CDS encoding diacylglycerol/polyprenol kinase family protein, with amino-acid sequence MSPPAPARPSKSEVKRRLVHACGVGLPLPYLLGLLTWRELGWMMLGLSAVVAGLEVVRLVVGLDWKVFDELTRSYEETNPAGYALYIFSTTAVALLFRPEIAVPGMLMLAIGDPVSGLLGRTREAGERKRVSTLAAMFLVCLGVGLPFLVPAAGLVVGSAAAVAGALGATLADGVKPVVAGYVVDDNLSIPPTACLAIAGVLFAAG; translated from the coding sequence GTGAGTCCTCCCGCCCCCGCCCGTCCGAGCAAGAGCGAGGTGAAGCGCCGCCTCGTCCACGCCTGCGGCGTCGGACTACCCCTCCCGTACCTGCTGGGCCTCCTGACGTGGCGAGAACTCGGCTGGATGATGCTCGGCCTCTCGGCCGTCGTCGCCGGACTGGAGGTGGTCCGACTGGTCGTCGGCCTCGACTGGAAGGTGTTCGACGAACTCACCCGCTCCTACGAGGAGACGAACCCCGCGGGGTACGCGCTGTACATCTTCAGCACCACCGCCGTCGCCCTCCTGTTTCGACCGGAAATCGCCGTTCCCGGCATGCTGATGCTCGCCATCGGCGACCCGGTGAGCGGTCTGCTCGGCCGGACGCGGGAGGCGGGCGAACGGAAGCGCGTCTCGACGCTCGCGGCGATGTTCCTCGTCTGTCTCGGCGTCGGACTCCCGTTTCTCGTCCCCGCGGCGGGACTCGTCGTCGGGAGCGCCGCCGCCGTCGCGGGCGCGTTGGGCGCGACGCTCGCCGACGGCGTGAAACCCGTCGTCGCGGGCTACGTCGTCGACGACAACCTGTCGATTCCGCCGACGGCCTGCCTCGCCATCGCGGGCGTCCTGTTCGCCGCGGGCTGA
- a CDS encoding cation:proton antiporter regulatory subunit has protein sequence MTVYESDLPGVGKKHEVELDGGERLVIVTHNTGRREVFLRPDPDSDSEKLFELSDQLARQVGTLLEGAYFQPVRTEEIETRLGYDTVLNWVEVGEDSPIAGKTLAESDFRNETGASVIAVERGEEVFASPGGDTRIEAGDTLVVIGGKDACEEFEAYVEDA, from the coding sequence ATGACAGTCTACGAGAGCGACCTGCCCGGCGTCGGCAAGAAACACGAGGTGGAGTTAGACGGCGGGGAGCGACTCGTCATCGTCACGCACAACACCGGACGGCGCGAGGTGTTCCTGCGACCGGACCCCGACAGCGACTCCGAGAAACTGTTCGAGTTGTCCGACCAGTTGGCGCGGCAGGTGGGCACGTTGCTGGAGGGGGCGTACTTCCAACCCGTCCGGACGGAGGAGATAGAGACGAGGCTCGGCTATGACACCGTGTTGAACTGGGTCGAAGTGGGCGAAGACTCCCCCATCGCGGGGAAGACGCTGGCCGAGTCGGACTTCCGTAACGAGACGGGTGCGTCCGTCATCGCCGTCGAACGCGGCGAGGAGGTGTTCGCCTCGCCCGGCGGGGACACCCGAATCGAGGCGGGCGACACGCTGGTCGTCATCGGCGGGAAAGACGCCTGCGAGGAGTTCGAGGCGTACGTCGAGGACGCGTAA
- a CDS encoding cation:proton antiporter encodes MAASLLSLGELFVVVAVAGAVALRFGLSVIPLYVVGGVLAGPYVAGRVGLPYVEGGEVVTLFAEMGIVLLLFFLGLEFSLDRLLQSKQNITRAGAIDIAVNLPVGVAIGILLGWSVVESLLLGGIVYVSSSAIITKTVIDLGWIANPESEPILGTLVFEDLVMAAYLALVTSLVAGGEGLESVAEGIAIAFGFLGALLVVVQYGTALFSRVLDVSDPEPFVLRTLGVVVPVAGVALSLGVSEAVAAFFVGMGFSTSGHRERIERTLTPVRDVFAAVFFFWIGVGTDPRLLVTVVVPVAVAVVATTPTKVLTGYLGGRVYDLTARRSLRVGLGMVPRGEFSLVIAALAAGGSTRVMREVIPAFAVGYVLVMSALGTVLMERSDAVERLLRRGDAQP; translated from the coding sequence ATGGCGGCGTCGCTGTTGTCGCTGGGCGAGTTGTTCGTCGTCGTCGCCGTCGCGGGCGCCGTCGCACTCCGCTTCGGCCTGTCGGTCATCCCCCTCTACGTCGTCGGCGGCGTCCTCGCCGGACCGTACGTCGCCGGGCGCGTGGGCCTCCCGTACGTCGAGGGCGGCGAGGTGGTGACGCTGTTCGCGGAGATGGGTATCGTCCTCCTGCTTTTCTTCCTCGGCTTGGAGTTCAGTCTGGACCGACTGCTCCAGTCGAAGCAGAACATCACGCGCGCGGGCGCGATAGACATCGCGGTGAACCTCCCCGTCGGGGTGGCCATCGGCATCCTTCTGGGGTGGTCGGTGGTGGAGTCGCTACTCCTCGGCGGCATCGTCTACGTCTCCTCGTCGGCCATCATCACGAAGACGGTGATAGATCTCGGGTGGATAGCCAACCCCGAGTCGGAGCCGATCCTGGGCACCCTCGTCTTCGAGGACCTCGTGATGGCCGCCTACCTCGCGCTCGTCACCTCGCTGGTCGCCGGCGGCGAGGGGCTGGAATCCGTCGCCGAGGGTATCGCGATAGCGTTCGGCTTCCTCGGCGCGTTGCTCGTCGTCGTGCAGTACGGAACGGCCTTGTTCTCGCGCGTCCTCGACGTTTCTGACCCCGAACCGTTCGTCCTCCGGACGCTCGGCGTCGTCGTGCCCGTCGCGGGCGTCGCCCTCTCTCTGGGCGTCAGCGAGGCCGTCGCGGCGTTCTTCGTCGGGATGGGTTTCTCGACCAGCGGTCACCGCGAGCGAATCGAACGCACGTTGACCCCCGTCAGGGACGTGTTCGCCGCCGTCTTCTTCTTCTGGATCGGCGTCGGCACCGATCCGCGACTGCTCGTCACCGTCGTCGTTCCCGTGGCCGTCGCCGTCGTCGCGACGACGCCGACGAAAGTGCTGACGGGCTACCTCGGCGGGCGGGTGTACGACCTCACGGCGCGGCGGTCGCTCCGCGTCGGCCTCGGGATGGTCCCGCGCGGGGAGTTCTCCCTCGTCATCGCGGCGTTGGCGGCGGGCGGGTCAACGCGGGTGATGCGGGAGGTCATCCCCGCCTTCGCCGTCGGCTACGTCCTCGTGATGAGCGCCCTCGGGACCGTGCTGATGGAGCGTTCCGACGCCGTGGAGCGACTGTTGCGCCGCGGCGACGCGCAGCCGTGA